The following are encoded in a window of Fusarium verticillioides 7600 chromosome 6, whole genome shotgun sequence genomic DNA:
- a CDS encoding acetyl-CoA hydrolase — protein MASPVASAALKARVRNPAMLKKLARPEDLMHHFPNGSYIGWSGFTAVGYPKKVPAAMADYVEQNNLQSKMKYSLFVGASAGSETENRWAALDMINRRSPHQVGKDIAKGINSGRINFFDKHLSMFPSDLVYGFYTKDRSNSNLDVTVVEATDILEDGSFVPGASVGATPELIQMADKIIIEVNTAIPSFKGLHDITFTDVPPHRTPYNITAVEDRIGSPSVKVDPSKVVAIVESDYWDATGPNADADESSRRIAGHLIEFFEHEVAQGRMPANLLPLQSGIGNVANAIVGGLNESKFKNLKVWTEVIQDTFLDLFDSGKLDYATATSIRFSPDGFKRFYDNWDAYADKILLRSQAVSNAPEIIKRLGVIGMNTPVEVDIFAHANSTCVSGTRMLNGLGGSADFLRNSKYSIMHTPSSRPSKTDPHGVSCIVPMVTHVDQTEHDLDVIVTEQGLADVRGLSPRERARVIINKCAHPKYQPILSHYFDKAESEGLKKGMGHEPHLLFNAFDLHKALAEEGSMLKVKPW, from the exons atggcttcacCTGTTGCTTCTGCCGCCCTCAAGGCACGCGTTCGCAATCCCGCTATGCTTAAGAAGCTTGCGCGACCTGAGGATCTGATGCACCACTTTCCCAATGGCTCTTATATCGGCTGGTCTGGCTTTACAGCTGTTGGATACCCCAA GAAGGTTCCCGCTGCTATGGCCGACTACGTCGAGCAGAACAACCTCCAGAGCAAGATGAAGTACTCCCTGTTCGTCGGTGCCTCGGCCGGTTCCGAGACGGAGAACCGATGGGCTGCTCTCGACATGATCAACCGACGAAGCCCTCACCAGGTCGGCAAGGACATCGCCAAGGGAATCAACTCTGGACGAatcaacttcttcgacaagcATTTGTCCATGTTCCCCTCTGATCTCGTCTAT GGCTTCTACACCAAGGATCGATCAAACAGCAACCTTGATGTCACCGTCGTGGAAGCGACAGACATTCTCGAGGATGGCAGCTTTGTTCCCGGTGCCTCTGTTGGTGCTACTCCCGAGTTGATCCAGATGGCTGACAAG ATCATCATCGAGGTCAACACCGCCATCCCCTCTTTCAAGGGTCTCCACGACATTACCTTCACCGACGTCCCTCCCCACCGCACTCCCTACAACATCACCGCTGTCGAGGACCGCATTGGTTCCCCCTCAGTCAAGGTCGACCCCTCCAAGGTCGTCGCTATCGTCGAGTCCGATTACTGGGATGCCACCGGCCCCAACGCTGATGCCGACGAGTCATCTCGCCGGATCGCCGGCCACCTGATTGAGTTCTTCGAGCACGAGGTTGCCCAGGGCCGCATGCCCGCCAACCTTCTGCCTCTCCAGTCCGGTATCGGCAACGTCGCCAACGCTATTGTCGGCGGTCTCAACGagtccaagttcaagaacctcaaggtcTGGACAGAGGTCATCCAGGATACtttcctcgatctcttcgacTCTGGAAAGCTCGACTACGCTACTGCCACCTCAATCCGCTTCTCTCCCGATGGTTTCAAGCGCTTCTACGATAACTGGGATGCCTACGCcgacaagatcctcctccGAAGTCAGGCTGTCTCCAACGCTcccgagatcatcaagcgTCTGGGTGTTATCGGCATGAACACCCCCGTCGAGGTCGACATCTTCGCCCACGCCAACTCCACCTGCGTTAGCGGAACACGCATGCTCAACGGTCTCGGCGGTTCAGCCGATTTCCTCCGCAACTCCAAGTACTCCATCATGCACACACCATCCAGCCGACCCTCCAAGACTGATCCCCACGGTGTGTCCTGCATCGTCCCCATGGTCACCCACGTAGACCAGACCGAGCACGATCTTGACGTTATCGTCACTGAGCAAGGTCTTGCCGACGTTCGCGGTCTCTCACCCCGTGAGCGCGCCcgcgtcatcatcaacaagtgCGCGCACCCCAAGTACCAGCCCATCCTGAGCCACTACTTCGACAAGGCTGAGTCGGAGGGTCTGAAGAAGGGTATGGGACATGAGCCTCACCTTCTCTTCAACGCTTTCGACCTGCACAAGGCTCTGGCTGAGGAGGGTAGCatgctcaaggtcaagcctTGGTAA